In Sulfurovum riftiae, the genomic stretch GAAGCCGTACCGCTCGTAGAGGCGGTAGGCCGGCGCGTTGCTGGCGCGCACCTCGAGGAAGCACTCGCGGCCACCGCGCTCGCGGGCGCGCTGCATCAGGTGCTCCAGCAGGCGCAGGCCGAGGCCGCGGCCCTGGCTCTGAGGTTTGACGGTGATATTTAGCAGGTGCGCCTCGTCGAGGATCACGT encodes the following:
- the rimI gene encoding ribosomal protein S18-alanine N-acetyltransferase, translating into MSDAVSFRPMTAADIETVLKIEYAAFSHPWTRGIFNDALTAYECWVMFEGEQQVGHGVINVILDEAHLLNITVKPQSQGRGLGLRLLEHLMQRARERGGRECFLEVRASNAPAYRLYERYGF